One Micromonospora sp. WMMD1120 genomic region harbors:
- a CDS encoding NAD(P)-binding domain-containing protein, producing MNAIDPPQRVTVIGLGPMGRAMSAALLRAGHPLTVWNRTRGRADQLAAAGATVATTPADAVAASPVTVVSLTDYPAMYAILDGAAREGALAGRTVVNLSSDTPTASREAADWASRYGADFVTGGVMVPAPVVGTPDAYVYYSGPRDAYDRHEPALRVIGTPKYLGEDSGLAQLFYQAHLDVFLTCLSSLLHATALVASAGVDPAEFLPDALRTLTDIPAMVGDGATLAGELTAGEHPGDLSTALMMGATAEHILRTSEAAGVDPELPKAVKSHYDRAIAAGLGTRNWTALYEVLRPQH from the coding sequence ATGAATGCCATCGACCCACCCCAGCGGGTCACCGTCATCGGGCTCGGCCCCATGGGGCGAGCCATGTCCGCCGCGCTGCTGCGCGCCGGGCATCCGCTCACCGTCTGGAACCGAACGCGCGGCCGCGCGGACCAGCTCGCCGCCGCCGGCGCCACAGTGGCCACCACGCCTGCCGACGCGGTCGCCGCGAGTCCGGTGACCGTCGTCAGCCTCACCGACTACCCGGCGATGTACGCGATCCTCGACGGTGCGGCGCGGGAGGGTGCGCTGGCCGGCCGAACCGTCGTCAACCTCAGCTCGGACACGCCCACAGCCTCACGGGAGGCCGCTGACTGGGCGAGTAGGTACGGCGCGGACTTCGTCACCGGCGGCGTCATGGTTCCCGCGCCCGTCGTCGGCACCCCGGACGCCTACGTGTACTACAGCGGGCCACGAGACGCCTACGACCGGCACGAGCCGGCGCTGCGCGTGATCGGCACGCCGAAGTACCTCGGCGAAGACTCGGGCCTGGCGCAGCTGTTCTACCAGGCGCACCTCGACGTGTTCCTGACCTGCCTGTCCAGCCTGCTGCACGCCACCGCGCTCGTCGCCTCGGCCGGTGTCGACCCGGCAGAGTTTCTTCCCGACGCGTTGCGGACACTGACCGACATCCCGGCGATGGTCGGCGACGGAGCGACCCTCGCCGGCGAGCTCACGGCGGGCGAACACCCCGGCGACCTCAGCACGGCCCTCATGATGGGGGCCACCGCCGAGCACATCCTGCGCACCAGCGAGGCCGCCGGCGTCGATCCCGAGCTGCCGAAGGCGGTCAAGTCACACTACGACCGCGCGATCGCCGCCGGTCTGGGGACCAGGAACTGGACAGCGCTGTACGAGGTGCTCCGGCCGCAGCACTGA
- a CDS encoding NAD(P)-binding domain-containing protein — translation MHIHPERVSVLGLGAMGGALAAAVVKAGHPTTVWNRTAGRADALIAAGATEVGAAAEAVRAAELVVVCLLDHASVHEVLDPVATDLAGRTIVNVTTTTPEQARELAGWSADRNARYLDGGIMAVPEMIGGPGSLVLFSGPRDAFDRHRHVLDHWGESDFQGPDAGLASLVDLALLAGMYVMFAGFLHGAAMVAPAGIPARRFAALSAPWLTAMTAAFDGYAEVVEGGDYTVPGQQSLTFSDLGDIIDASVAQGVDPAAVAMVQQLIRRQIDAGRGAEGFARIYESLRSSETAAR, via the coding sequence ATGCACATTCACCCGGAGCGCGTCAGCGTACTCGGCCTGGGCGCGATGGGCGGCGCGCTGGCAGCGGCCGTCGTCAAGGCCGGGCACCCGACGACCGTGTGGAACCGCACCGCGGGCCGCGCCGACGCCCTCATCGCGGCGGGCGCGACCGAGGTCGGCGCCGCGGCCGAGGCGGTACGGGCGGCCGAACTGGTGGTGGTGTGCCTGCTCGACCACGCCTCGGTCCACGAGGTCCTTGATCCGGTCGCCACCGACCTCGCCGGCCGGACCATCGTCAACGTCACCACGACCACCCCGGAGCAGGCGCGGGAACTGGCTGGATGGTCAGCGGACCGGAACGCCCGCTACCTGGACGGCGGGATCATGGCAGTGCCGGAGATGATCGGCGGCCCCGGCTCGCTGGTGCTGTTCAGCGGCCCCCGCGACGCCTTCGACCGGCACCGGCACGTGCTCGACCACTGGGGCGAGAGCGACTTCCAGGGGCCGGACGCTGGTCTCGCCTCGCTGGTCGACCTGGCCCTGCTCGCTGGCATGTACGTCATGTTCGCGGGGTTCCTGCACGGCGCGGCGATGGTCGCCCCGGCCGGCATCCCGGCGCGCCGGTTCGCCGCGCTCTCCGCACCCTGGCTGACCGCGATGACTGCCGCGTTCGACGGCTACGCCGAAGTCGTCGAGGGCGGCGACTACACCGTCCCCGGCCAGCAGAGTCTGACCTTCTCCGACCTCGGCGACATCATCGACGCGAGCGTCGCGCAAGGGGTCGACCCGGCTGCCGTCGCGATGGTGCAACAGCTCATCCGGCGGCAGATCGACGCGGGCAGAGGCGCGGAGGGGTTCGCCCGCATCTACGAGAGCCTGCGATCGTCGGAGACCGCAGCTCGCTGA
- a CDS encoding helix-turn-helix domain-containing protein, which produces MATVDRRGPYICGIDAAMDVVTGKWKSLILWELHSHGTRRFAELRRGLPGVSEKMLIQHLREMEQDELVHREVYREVPPKVEYSLTEHGISLNAALEALGDWGVERIRRIGADTVHIDAARDTTTAKTRSGNRAPSSRR; this is translated from the coding sequence ATGGCAACAGTTGACCGTCGCGGCCCGTACATCTGCGGCATCGACGCGGCGATGGACGTCGTCACCGGCAAGTGGAAGTCGCTGATCCTGTGGGAGTTGCACAGTCACGGCACCCGGCGCTTCGCCGAGCTGCGCCGAGGGCTGCCCGGCGTCAGCGAGAAGATGCTGATCCAGCACCTGCGCGAGATGGAGCAGGACGAGCTCGTGCACCGGGAGGTCTACCGTGAGGTGCCACCCAAGGTCGAATACTCGCTGACCGAGCACGGCATCTCACTCAACGCCGCGCTCGAGGCACTCGGCGACTGGGGCGTCGAGCGGATCCGTCGCATCGGTGCCGACACCGTCCACATCGACGCCGCCCGGGACACCACCACCGCGAAGACGCGCTCCGGCAACCGGGCTCCGTCATCCCGGCGTTGA
- a CDS encoding type II toxin-antitoxin system RelE/ParE family toxin, whose product MSPRLPEDPYTLRTTPTVRRALAERSPEAVAVAAYEFMTGPLVREPYRVGKRLLPPLSDRLSARRGTYRIIYRVDDDNRTVTVVDIDHRRDVYRS is encoded by the coding sequence GTGAGCCCCCGGCTGCCAGAAGATCCGTACACGCTGCGCACCACGCCGACCGTCCGTCGAGCGCTCGCCGAACGGTCGCCGGAGGCCGTCGCTGTCGCCGCGTACGAGTTCATGACCGGGCCGTTGGTGCGAGAGCCCTACCGGGTCGGAAAGCGTTTGTTGCCGCCTTTGTCGGATCGGTTGAGCGCCCGACGAGGCACCTACCGGATCATCTACCGCGTCGACGACGACAACCGCACCGTAACTGTTGTGGACATCGATCATCGAAGGGATGTGTACCGCTCCTGA
- a CDS encoding type II toxin-antitoxin system Phd/YefM family antitoxin has protein sequence MTTLPLGEVKTRLSELVGRVHDHHERVTVTVHGRPSAVLVSVEDLERLEETVAVLGDAGTLRRLADSDAELARGEEVSADQLAETIRARRASAA, from the coding sequence ATGACGACCTTGCCGTTGGGGGAAGTGAAGACTCGGCTCTCTGAGCTGGTGGGGCGGGTGCACGACCACCACGAGCGGGTGACCGTGACCGTGCATGGTCGGCCGTCCGCCGTGCTGGTGTCGGTGGAGGACTTGGAGCGCCTGGAGGAAACCGTCGCGGTTCTCGGGGACGCGGGCACCCTGCGGCGGCTGGCCGACTCCGACGCGGAACTGGCCCGCGGTGAAGAGGTGTCCGCCGACCAGCTTGCGGAGACCATTCGCGCCCGTCGCGCCTCGGCCGCGTGA
- a CDS encoding insulinase family protein gives MIQHLDVDGVPTLLAPTGGPMHAGLTFRVGTADETLARAGITHLIEHLALAPLGLTDYHVNGATAPVFTTFHTQGSEADIAAFLTAVCGHLSDLPVGRLDVEKEILRTEWSSRGSAAVDDIPLWRYGSRDFGLSSYPEWGLGGLTADDLREWTARWFTRENAVLWIAGSRVPAGLRLALPGGVRQPVPAASSALPRTPAYFVSGARAVVLDSVVRRSAAASTFAGVLERELYRSLRQDAGLSYTTTTGYEPRGDGYATLRALADALAEKQDAVLGGFVDVLAKMRVGRIEQADLDATVAKREDFLATGEVDAARLPSYAVNLLTGQPNLTIDEHRAELKAVTLADLHEVAGEVMGSALLMVPGGHSADWAGFVAAPTHSADTVDGTTYRAKQGAGGIRVGADGVTYLRPEGPLTVRYDDCSVMLAWPDGARQMVGADAIVLHIEPTMLDVPAPTLAAIDAAVPADRHIAMPARTPDQIPQPKPVVSEADPSRRSWWEIPVMVLSGIGTLLMGGFCLLLTIGMFAAEESSEDDAWFWGVIAVGWVLTVILALPIVLLKRRRR, from the coding sequence ATGATCCAGCACCTGGACGTGGACGGGGTGCCCACGCTGCTCGCCCCCACCGGCGGGCCGATGCACGCCGGGTTGACCTTCCGGGTCGGCACCGCCGACGAGACCCTTGCCCGAGCCGGCATCACCCACCTCATCGAACACCTCGCGCTCGCGCCGCTCGGTCTCACCGACTACCACGTCAACGGCGCGACCGCCCCGGTGTTCACCACCTTCCACACGCAGGGCTCCGAGGCGGACATCGCGGCCTTCCTCACCGCCGTCTGCGGGCACCTCTCCGACCTGCCGGTCGGGCGGCTGGACGTCGAGAAGGAGATCCTGCGCACCGAATGGAGCAGCCGGGGCTCCGCCGCCGTCGACGACATCCCGCTGTGGCGCTACGGCTCCCGCGACTTCGGCCTGAGCAGCTACCCCGAGTGGGGCCTGGGCGGGCTCACCGCCGACGACCTGCGGGAGTGGACCGCCCGCTGGTTCACCCGGGAGAACGCCGTGCTGTGGATCGCCGGTTCCCGCGTGCCCGCCGGGCTGCGGCTCGCCCTGCCCGGTGGGGTCCGGCAACCCGTACCGGCGGCCTCGTCGGCGCTGCCACGGACCCCGGCGTACTTCGTCAGCGGCGCCCGCGCCGTCGTGCTCGACTCGGTGGTGCGACGCAGCGCCGCCGCCAGCACCTTCGCCGGGGTCCTCGAGCGCGAGCTGTACCGGTCACTGCGCCAGGACGCCGGCCTGTCCTACACCACCACCACGGGGTACGAGCCGCGCGGCGACGGGTACGCCACGCTGCGGGCGCTCGCCGACGCGCTGGCGGAGAAACAGGACGCCGTGCTCGGCGGATTCGTCGACGTCCTCGCGAAGATGCGGGTGGGGCGCATCGAACAGGCGGACCTCGACGCCACCGTCGCGAAGCGCGAGGACTTCCTGGCCACCGGGGAGGTGGACGCCGCACGGCTGCCGTCGTACGCCGTCAACCTGCTGACCGGGCAGCCGAACCTCACGATCGACGAGCACCGGGCCGAGCTGAAGGCGGTGACCCTCGCCGACCTGCACGAGGTGGCAGGCGAGGTGATGGGGTCGGCGTTGCTCATGGTGCCCGGGGGCCACTCCGCCGACTGGGCCGGCTTCGTCGCCGCGCCCACCCACTCCGCAGACACCGTCGACGGCACCACGTACCGTGCGAAGCAGGGCGCCGGCGGCATCCGTGTCGGCGCCGACGGGGTGACGTACCTGCGGCCGGAGGGGCCACTGACCGTCCGCTACGACGACTGCTCTGTCATGCTCGCCTGGCCGGACGGCGCGCGGCAAATGGTCGGCGCGGACGCCATCGTGCTGCACATCGAGCCGACAATGCTCGACGTGCCCGCGCCGACGCTGGCGGCCATCGACGCCGCGGTGCCGGCCGACCGGCACATCGCCATGCCGGCCCGTACCCCGGACCAGATCCCGCAGCCGAAGCCCGTCGTCAGCGAGGCCGACCCCTCCAGACGTTCCTGGTGGGAGATCCCGGTCATGGTGCTCAGCGGAATCGGCACCCTGCTCATGGGCGGCTTCTGCCTGCTACTCACCATCGGCATGTTCGCCGCCGAGGAGAGTTCCGAGGACGACGCCTGGTTCTGGGGCGTCATCGCGGTCGGCTGGGTGCTCACTGTTATCCTCGCGTTGCCCATCGTGCTGCTGAAGCGGCGACGGCGGTGA
- a CDS encoding NAD(P)/FAD-dependent oxidoreductase — MLAETDVVIVGGGLAGLAAARRLHRAGVPWRLLEAGGRLGGRVATDVVDGYRIDRGFQVLNTAYPRLGTLLDTDRLRLGYFTSGVLVRKGDDLLRLVNPLREPTGGPRTALAGVGTLLDRLRFATLATGCATLPPARLLAAPETTTETALRRAGLSDAIIEELLRPFLSGVFIDRELSTSSHVFAMVLRSFARGRIGLPAEGMAALPRAIADPLPADLLDLDTPVAEVVPGRVRTQAGEIRCRAVVVAVDPPAASALLPALTTVRMHSYTTYYHSAPEPPLSEPILLVDGERREIVANTVVLSNAAPTYAPAGRHLVATSVVGPTAPPEPTIRAELTRLYGRSTADWTHLTTVAVPQALPAAPPPQGRLRKPVALGKGLFVAGDHRDSPSIQGALTSGWRAAGAVLDELRAT, encoded by the coding sequence GTGCTGGCTGAAACCGATGTGGTCATCGTCGGCGGCGGCCTGGCCGGCCTCGCCGCCGCCCGCCGGCTGCACCGCGCCGGCGTGCCCTGGCGGCTGCTGGAGGCCGGCGGCCGGCTCGGCGGCCGGGTCGCCACCGACGTGGTCGACGGCTACCGCATCGACAGGGGTTTCCAGGTGCTCAACACCGCCTACCCCCGGCTCGGCACGCTGCTCGACACCGACCGGCTGCGGCTCGGCTACTTCACCTCCGGGGTGCTAGTGCGCAAGGGCGACGACCTGCTCCGGCTGGTCAACCCGCTGCGCGAGCCGACCGGCGGCCCCCGCACCGCGCTCGCCGGGGTCGGCACCCTGCTCGACCGTCTGCGCTTCGCCACGCTCGCCACGGGCTGCGCCACGCTGCCGCCGGCCCGACTGCTCGCCGCGCCGGAGACCACCACCGAGACGGCGCTGCGCCGGGCCGGCCTCTCCGACGCCATCATCGAGGAGCTGCTGCGGCCGTTCCTGTCCGGCGTCTTCATCGACCGGGAGCTGTCCACCTCCAGTCACGTGTTCGCGATGGTGCTGCGCTCCTTCGCCCGCGGCCGGATCGGCCTGCCCGCCGAGGGCATGGCCGCGCTGCCCCGGGCCATCGCCGACCCGCTCCCCGCCGACCTGCTCGACCTGGACACCCCGGTCGCCGAGGTCGTCCCCGGCCGGGTCCGCACCCAGGCCGGCGAGATCCGCTGCCGGGCCGTCGTGGTCGCCGTCGACCCACCCGCCGCGTCCGCGCTGCTACCGGCCCTGACGACGGTACGGATGCACAGCTACACCACCTACTACCACAGCGCTCCCGAGCCGCCGCTGAGCGAGCCCATCCTGCTCGTCGACGGCGAGCGGCGGGAGATCGTGGCGAACACGGTGGTGCTCAGCAACGCGGCACCGACCTACGCCCCGGCCGGCCGGCACCTCGTGGCCACCTCGGTGGTCGGCCCGACCGCCCCACCCGAGCCGACCATCCGGGCCGAGTTGACCCGGCTGTACGGCCGGTCCACCGCCGACTGGACCCACCTCACCACCGTCGCCGTACCGCAGGCGCTGCCCGCCGCGCCGCCGCCGCAGGGTCGGCTGCGCAAGCCCGTCGCGCTGGGGAAGGGCCTGTTCGTGGCCGGTGACCACCGGGACAGCCCATCGATCCAGGGCGCTCTGACCAGCGGCTGGCGGGCCGCCGGGGCGGTGCTGGACGAGCTGCGCGCGACGTGA